In Thiovibrio frasassiensis, one DNA window encodes the following:
- a CDS encoding SxtJ family membrane protein: MKTAKRGGMLQDNSKEQAKDTGLAIILICLLLMHFAQYDFLLLPAIVVLVVTMTCPGILAPIARMWFGFSYLLGSVMSKVLLGVIFFVVATPIGLLRRVFGADPMLMQSWKKGTQSVFKDRDHTFAKGDLEKPY, from the coding sequence GTGAAAACTGCGAAGAGAGGTGGAATGTTGCAGGATAATTCAAAAGAGCAGGCAAAGGATACCGGTCTTGCCATTATACTTATCTGCTTGCTCTTAATGCATTTTGCTCAATATGATTTTTTGTTGCTGCCCGCCATCGTGGTCTTGGTAGTGACCATGACTTGTCCAGGGATTCTCGCCCCTATCGCCAGAATGTGGTTTGGTTTTTCCTACCTGTTGGGTAGCGTCATGTCCAAGGTTTTGCTGGGGGTGATCTTTTTTGTTGTGGCAACGCCAATCGGCCTTCTACGGCGGGTTTTCGGCGCAGACCCCATGTTGATGCAGAGCTGGAAAAAAGGAACGCAATCGGTGTTTAAAGACCGGGATCATACCTTTGCCAAGGGCGACCTTGAAAAGCCTTATTGA
- a CDS encoding carbamoyltransferase family protein has product MKAVLGISAFYHDSAAALLIDGEIIAAAQEERFSRKKHDAAFPVNAVRYVLEEAGLQLEDITVIAFYDKPYLKFERLLETYHAFAPRGLKSFLSAMPVWIKEKLFMRKMVWDALEEINGKKLSVRPQLLFPEHHLSHAASAFYPSPFQDAAILTIDGVGEWATTTIGKGSGHEISMLRELDFPHSVGLLYSAFTYYCGFKVNSGEYKLMGLAPYGNETGERVSRLKELIFAELVDLRADGSLLLNMAYFDYATGLKMCRDDRWHALFGIPKREPESELGQEYMDMALAVQQVTEEVVLRLARTAREISGCKNLVMAGGVALNCVANGKLQRSGIFDAIWIQPAAGDAGGALGAAYAAQYIWAQQSRVLPGHDADAMRGTYLGPEFSNREIARMCRKYQAVSRHLEEEQMLYAKVAGLLAEGQIVGWFQGRMEYGPRALGNRSILGDPRHPEMQKKLNLKIKYREGFRPFAPSVLAEDVQDYFDLQGTSPYMLLIDAVKNQRCKPLPDGYDGMEMYARLYHPRSDIPAVTHVDYTARIQTVHKETNPRYWGLINAFKEKTGYGLVVNTSFNVRGEPIVCTPADAYRCFMRTEMDWLVINDFLFKKEEQPCWRETESWRDVYALD; this is encoded by the coding sequence ATGAAAGCTGTTTTAGGAATCTCAGCCTTTTATCATGATAGCGCAGCCGCGCTTCTGATTGACGGGGAAATAATCGCCGCTGCTCAGGAGGAGCGCTTTAGTCGGAAAAAGCATGATGCCGCTTTTCCGGTAAACGCTGTCCGTTATGTTCTCGAGGAAGCTGGTCTTCAGCTGGAAGACATTACCGTCATCGCCTTTTATGACAAACCCTACCTGAAGTTTGAAAGGCTTCTTGAAACCTACCATGCCTTTGCTCCTCGCGGTCTGAAGAGCTTTCTCTCGGCCATGCCGGTATGGATCAAGGAAAAATTGTTCATGCGGAAGATGGTGTGGGATGCTTTGGAGGAGATCAACGGCAAAAAACTGTCTGTCCGGCCACAGCTCCTTTTTCCTGAGCACCATCTTTCCCACGCGGCCAGTGCTTTTTATCCTTCGCCCTTTCAGGATGCGGCTATCTTGACCATCGATGGCGTCGGCGAATGGGCGACCACTACCATCGGCAAGGGAAGCGGCCATGAAATCTCCATGCTGCGGGAGCTTGATTTCCCGCACTCCGTGGGCTTGCTTTACTCTGCTTTCACCTATTACTGCGGATTTAAGGTCAACAGCGGCGAGTACAAGCTCATGGGGCTTGCCCCCTATGGGAACGAGACGGGGGAGCGCGTCTCCCGTCTGAAAGAACTTATTTTCGCGGAACTCGTGGATCTTCGGGCAGACGGCTCTCTTTTGCTGAATATGGCTTATTTTGATTATGCCACCGGGCTGAAGATGTGCAGGGATGATCGCTGGCATGCTCTCTTTGGTATCCCCAAAAGGGAGCCGGAAAGCGAGCTGGGTCAGGAATATATGGACATGGCTCTGGCGGTGCAGCAGGTCACCGAGGAGGTGGTTCTGCGTCTGGCGCGGACCGCCCGAGAGATTAGCGGCTGTAAAAATCTGGTGATGGCCGGCGGGGTAGCCTTGAACTGTGTGGCCAATGGCAAGCTGCAGCGGTCGGGGATTTTTGATGCAATCTGGATTCAGCCTGCTGCCGGTGATGCCGGCGGGGCTCTTGGTGCAGCCTATGCGGCCCAATATATCTGGGCTCAACAGTCCCGCGTCCTTCCGGGGCACGATGCTGACGCCATGCGCGGCACGTACCTCGGGCCGGAGTTCAGCAACAGAGAAATTGCCCGAATGTGCCGGAAATACCAGGCTGTTTCCCGTCATCTTGAGGAGGAGCAAATGCTCTATGCCAAGGTGGCTGGGCTTTTGGCCGAGGGGCAGATCGTGGGCTGGTTTCAGGGGAGGATGGAATATGGGCCCCGGGCTCTAGGTAATCGAAGTATTCTAGGAGATCCTCGGCATCCGGAGATGCAAAAAAAATTAAATCTGAAGATCAAATACAGGGAAGGCTTTCGTCCTTTCGCCCCCTCGGTGTTAGCCGAGGATGTTCAGGATTATTTCGATCTGCAGGGGACCTCCCCTTATATGTTGCTCATCGACGCGGTAAAGAACCAACGATGCAAGCCTCTTCCCGACGGGTACGATGGTATGGAAATGTATGCGCGGCTGTACCACCCCCGTTCCGATATCCCGGCGGTGACCCATGTTGATTATACGGCAAGAATTCAGACGGTGCATAAGGAGACCAACCCACGCTACTGGGGCCTTATTAACGCCTTTAAGGAAAAAACCGGCTACGGACTTGTGGTGAATACAAGTTTTAATGTCCGGGGGGAGCCGATTGTCTGCACCCCGGCGGATGCTTACCGTTGTTTTATGCGGACTGAGATGGACTGGCTTGTCATTAATGATTTTCTTTTTAAGAAAGAAGAGCAACCCTGCTGGAGAGAAACGGAATCGTGGAGGGATGTCTATGCCTTGGATTGA
- the rfbB gene encoding dTDP-glucose 4,6-dehydratase, with the protein MHKLLVTGGAGFIGANFVHYWLSHYPQDRVVVLDALTYAGNMASLAGCLEQENFRFVHGDIGDQDLVETLLAEEGLDTVVNFAAESHVDRSIHGPDPFVTTNVVGTHSLLKAAKKVWLDGGGQPHRFHHVSTDEVYGSLTSEEPPFTETSAYAPNSPYSASKAASDHLVRAYHHTYGLEVTTSNCSNNYGPYQFPEKLIPLIILNILEAKPLPIYGDGLNIRDWLYVEDHCRGIDLVLHKGRVGEVYNIGGNNEWRNIEIVRLVCSLVDEGIAASESLRQRFPHSPVCLGHTAESLITFVKDRPGHDRRYAIDAVKSRSELGYAPQESFETGIRKTIDWYLANEAWWRGVMNGSYRDWLKKQYEY; encoded by the coding sequence GTGCATAAGCTTCTTGTTACCGGCGGGGCCGGTTTTATCGGGGCCAATTTCGTCCATTACTGGTTGTCGCATTATCCCCAGGATCGGGTGGTGGTACTCGATGCCCTGACCTATGCCGGGAACATGGCCAGTCTTGCCGGGTGTCTGGAACAGGAGAACTTCCGCTTTGTCCACGGCGACATCGGGGATCAGGACCTGGTTGAGACCCTGCTGGCAGAAGAAGGGCTTGACACCGTGGTCAACTTTGCCGCCGAATCCCATGTGGATCGCTCCATTCACGGTCCGGACCCCTTCGTGACCACCAACGTGGTCGGCACCCACAGCCTGCTCAAGGCCGCGAAAAAGGTCTGGCTGGATGGGGGCGGGCAACCGCACCGGTTCCATCACGTTTCCACCGATGAGGTCTATGGCTCGCTCACCTCGGAGGAACCGCCCTTCACGGAAACCTCTGCCTATGCCCCCAACTCGCCCTATTCGGCGAGCAAGGCGGCCTCGGACCATCTGGTGCGGGCGTATCATCACACCTACGGGTTGGAGGTTACCACCAGCAACTGTTCCAACAACTATGGCCCCTACCAGTTTCCGGAAAAGCTGATCCCGCTCATCATCCTCAACATCCTGGAAGCCAAACCGCTGCCCATCTACGGCGATGGCCTGAACATCCGCGATTGGCTCTATGTGGAGGATCATTGCCGGGGCATCGACCTGGTCCTGCACAAGGGCAGGGTCGGCGAGGTGTACAATATCGGGGGCAACAACGAGTGGCGCAATATCGAGATCGTCCGGCTGGTCTGCAGTCTGGTGGACGAGGGGATCGCCGCCTCCGAGAGTCTGCGGCAGCGCTTTCCGCATTCTCCGGTCTGCCTGGGGCACACGGCGGAATCCCTCATCACCTTTGTCAAAGACCGGCCCGGCCATGATCGGCGCTATGCCATCGATGCCGTGAAAAGCCGGAGCGAGCTGGGATATGCGCCCCAGGAATCCTTTGAAACCGGGATCCGAAAGACCATTGACTGGTACCTGGCCAACGAGGCCTGGTGGCGGGGGGTGATGAACGGCAGCTACCGGGATTGGTTGAAAAAACAGTATGAGTACTGA
- a CDS encoding DUF5989 family protein, whose amino-acid sequence MDFLTDLWGFLKERKKFWLLPIILTLLLFGVLIVLTSGSAIAPFIYTLF is encoded by the coding sequence ATGGATTTTTTAACAGATCTGTGGGGTTTTTTGAAAGAACGTAAAAAGTTTTGGTTGCTGCCGATCATCCTCACCCTGCTTTTGTTCGGTGTTTTGATCGTTTTGACGAGTGGCTCGGCCATCGCCCCCTTTATTTATACCCTCTTCTAG
- the rfbD gene encoding dTDP-4-dehydrorhamnose reductase: protein MRVLLVGGSGQLGRELQHCKPADMELQALGSSVMDLREQEEVTARVNGFQPQVVINAAAYTAVDRAESEREAAFAVNGLGAANLAQAARTVGAYCLQVSTDFVFDGEQSRPYLPMDRTNPLGVYGASKLAGEQLALAAYPEGVAIVRTAWLYSVFGNNFVTTMLWLMAERESLGVVADQVGTPTWGRGLAEALWQMCRAQPKGIHHWTDAGVASWYDFAVAIQEEGFGCGLLAREIPIRPITTAEYPTPARRPAYSVLDKSETWAALGITPSHWRVALRQMLLEYKENRGA, encoded by the coding sequence ATGAGGGTATTGCTCGTCGGCGGTAGCGGCCAGCTGGGCAGGGAGTTGCAGCATTGCAAACCGGCCGATATGGAGCTGCAGGCTTTGGGCTCTTCTGTGATGGATCTTCGGGAGCAGGAAGAGGTGACAGCCAGGGTGAACGGATTTCAGCCCCAGGTGGTCATCAATGCTGCTGCCTATACCGCAGTGGACCGGGCGGAAAGCGAGCGGGAGGCCGCCTTTGCTGTAAACGGCCTGGGCGCGGCAAACCTTGCCCAGGCGGCCCGCACGGTGGGCGCTTATTGTTTGCAGGTGTCCACGGATTTTGTCTTTGACGGAGAGCAATCCCGCCCCTATCTTCCCATGGACCGGACAAATCCCCTGGGCGTTTACGGGGCAAGCAAGCTGGCCGGGGAGCAACTGGCGCTTGCCGCTTATCCTGAGGGAGTGGCCATCGTCCGCACAGCCTGGCTCTATTCCGTCTTTGGCAATAATTTTGTCACCACCATGCTGTGGCTCATGGCTGAGCGGGAAAGCCTCGGGGTGGTGGCGGATCAGGTCGGGACCCCGACCTGGGGTCGTGGTCTGGCCGAGGCTCTCTGGCAGATGTGTCGGGCGCAGCCAAAGGGCATCCACCACTGGACCGATGCCGGGGTGGCCAGCTGGTATGATTTTGCCGTGGCCATCCAGGAAGAGGGGTTTGGTTGCGGACTGCTTGCCCGGGAGATTCCCATCCGTCCCATTACTACTGCAGAGTATCCGACCCCGGCCAGGCGGCCAGCCTACAGTGTGTTGGACAAGAGCGAGACCTGGGCAGCTCTGGGGATAACACCGTCTCACTGGCGGGTTGCCCTGCGGCAGATGTTGCTTGAATATAAGGAGAACCGTGGTGCATAA
- a CDS encoding glycosyltransferase family 2 protein encodes MDISIVIVNWNTRVLLLNCLASVYAMVKELRFEVFLVDNASGDGSVEAVRAQYPQVRVIQNEENLGFAAANNKALRVMQGKYALLLNTDAIVTEGAIARLFRYMEGHDDVAMACGQLLNADGTKQNSMANFPSLLTLLANETLLRTLMPKRFPSKRREYAAPIPVESCIGACLMVRKEAMDAVGLLDERYFFFMEETDWAFAMHRAGWKSCFIPEARIYHLQGQSAGHNVRARIMFYRSRYQYFRKWFPQLWPLHGVLLVVRLVINVLLNSLGLIVTLGLHAGIRGRLGLYLQLLAWHLRGCP; translated from the coding sequence ATGGACATCTCAATCGTCATCGTTAACTGGAACACCCGGGTGTTGCTCCTGAATTGCCTGGCCTCGGTCTATGCCATGGTCAAGGAGCTGCGTTTTGAGGTGTTCCTTGTGGACAACGCCTCAGGCGATGGCAGCGTTGAGGCGGTGCGGGCACAGTATCCGCAGGTCAGAGTCATCCAGAATGAAGAAAATCTGGGCTTTGCCGCAGCCAACAACAAGGCCTTGCGGGTTATGCAGGGAAAGTATGCGCTCCTGCTCAACACCGATGCCATTGTAACCGAAGGGGCGATCGCCCGGCTGTTTCGCTATATGGAAGGGCATGACGATGTGGCCATGGCCTGCGGTCAGTTGCTCAATGCGGACGGCACGAAGCAGAATTCCATGGCTAATTTCCCCTCCCTCTTGACCCTGCTTGCCAACGAAACCCTGCTTCGGACCTTGATGCCGAAAAGGTTTCCCAGTAAACGGCGGGAGTATGCGGCACCGATCCCGGTGGAATCTTGTATCGGTGCCTGTCTGATGGTGCGGAAAGAGGCTATGGATGCGGTTGGGCTGCTGGATGAGCGGTACTTCTTCTTCATGGAAGAAACGGATTGGGCCTTTGCCATGCACCGGGCCGGTTGGAAGTCCTGTTTTATCCCTGAAGCCCGCATCTACCATCTGCAAGGCCAGAGCGCCGGGCATAATGTTCGGGCCAGGATCATGTTTTATCGGTCGCGGTATCAATATTTCCGCAAGTGGTTCCCGCAACTCTGGCCGCTACATGGCGTGCTGCTGGTGGTGCGTCTGGTGATCAATGTCCTCTTGAACAGCCTGGGCCTGATCGTGACTCTGGGGTTGCATGCGGGGATCCGGGGGAGGTTGGGGCTTTATCTGCAACTCCTTGCCTGGCATCTACGGGGTTGCCCCTGA
- a CDS encoding glycosyltransferase family 9 protein encodes MAVWDKAAELLEDCSWLDQVVAVTKRSRSRWDALRFQVDFFRTLRSSHCDLAIDLRSGTRSAILAFLSGASQRIGFYAADGKLWRNRLFTSLVHHDYTPDQHVIDYLLALLEAFGITTNQRSPELAVAATKQEAIRGLLEEAGVSQEKKLVAVQPFSLWHYKEWGEEKYISLIRWLVAEYGVAVLVTGSAVERERAEEIVRRCGAGCYNLAGKTSLATYAALLQKCHFFVGVDSAGLHIAAAVGTVTLGIFGPSSPESWAPKGGPHRIVQKKMDCVPCRQKGCDNSEKSRCLDELTQDEVRSMIAAQQGGNSAKGVS; translated from the coding sequence ATGGCAGTATGGGATAAGGCGGCTGAATTGCTGGAGGATTGCTCCTGGCTTGATCAGGTTGTGGCGGTGACAAAGCGATCTCGGTCGCGGTGGGATGCCCTACGATTCCAAGTTGATTTTTTCCGAACCCTGCGGAGCTCCCATTGCGATTTGGCCATTGATCTGCGAAGCGGAACGCGCAGTGCCATCCTGGCATTTTTATCGGGGGCATCGCAAAGAATCGGGTTTTATGCCGCGGACGGCAAGTTGTGGCGGAATCGCCTCTTTACCTCGCTGGTGCACCATGATTACACCCCCGACCAGCATGTGATCGATTATTTGCTTGCGCTGCTCGAAGCGTTTGGGATTACAACCAATCAGCGAAGTCCGGAGCTTGCTGTTGCGGCGACTAAGCAGGAAGCAATCAGGGGGCTTCTTGAAGAAGCCGGGGTTTCGCAGGAGAAAAAACTCGTTGCCGTACAGCCCTTTTCCCTCTGGCACTATAAGGAGTGGGGCGAGGAGAAATATATCTCTCTCATTCGCTGGCTGGTGGCGGAATACGGGGTGGCGGTGCTTGTCACCGGTTCTGCCGTGGAAAGGGAGCGGGCCGAGGAAATTGTCCGACGTTGTGGCGCGGGTTGCTATAATCTTGCAGGCAAGACCTCGCTTGCCACCTATGCGGCGTTGCTGCAGAAATGTCACTTTTTCGTAGGCGTCGACAGCGCCGGCCTGCATATCGCCGCAGCGGTGGGAACCGTAACGCTTGGGATATTCGGGCCCTCGTCGCCGGAGTCTTGGGCGCCGAAGGGAGGGCCGCATCGTATCGTGCAGAAAAAGATGGACTGTGTACCGTGTCGACAAAAAGGATGTGATAATAGCGAGAAGAGCCGCTGTTTGGATGAGCTGACCCAGGATGAAGTCCGAAGCATGATTGCAGCCCAACAGGGGGGTAATTCGGCGAAAGGGGTGTCGTGA
- the waaC gene encoding lipopolysaccharide heptosyltransferase I, with protein sequence MNILIVKTSAIGDVIHTLPALNALRRKYPEARIDWLVEEAAADLVIGHVALDTVLVSRRKAWIRDLKQGKVLAAWGGVSDFVKELRSTEYDLLLDFQGLLKSGIFVGLARAKRKVGFGKGMEHAEGSYLFLNEPIPPVNMDQHAAIRELMLLKAIGVESSEVVFDLPVGKEQREKVGQLLAAEGVDLAKVLVAINPMTTWETKHWRNERFARVADHLLNRGMAVVFSGGPQDVQSIEGIRAAMTGKAVSLAGKTTLKELAALYERVALLITTDTGPMHLAAAAGTPVVALFGPTAPWRTGPFGSGHKILRAEVACSPCLKKQCDREHQCMTQITVDQVVQAALDVLKGSG encoded by the coding sequence GTGAATATTCTCATCGTTAAAACCAGCGCCATCGGCGACGTTATCCATACCTTGCCCGCCCTGAATGCCTTGCGCCGCAAATATCCGGAGGCGCGGATCGATTGGCTGGTGGAAGAGGCGGCGGCCGATCTGGTCATCGGCCATGTGGCCCTTGATACCGTGCTGGTTTCCCGACGCAAGGCCTGGATCCGGGACTTGAAGCAGGGCAAGGTGCTGGCAGCCTGGGGGGGGGTCAGTGATTTTGTCAAAGAGCTGCGGAGTACGGAGTACGACTTGCTCCTCGATTTTCAAGGGCTACTGAAAAGCGGGATCTTTGTCGGCTTGGCCCGGGCCAAAAGAAAGGTCGGATTCGGTAAGGGAATGGAACATGCCGAAGGCAGCTACCTTTTTCTCAATGAGCCCATCCCGCCGGTGAACATGGACCAGCATGCGGCCATCCGGGAATTGATGCTTCTCAAGGCGATTGGGGTTGAGAGCAGTGAGGTTGTTTTTGACCTGCCGGTTGGCAAAGAACAGCGGGAGAAGGTCGGACAATTGCTGGCGGCGGAGGGGGTCGATTTGGCCAAGGTTCTGGTGGCGATCAACCCCATGACCACCTGGGAAACCAAACATTGGCGCAATGAGCGGTTCGCCCGGGTTGCAGATCATCTGCTCAACAGGGGCATGGCGGTTGTCTTCAGCGGCGGCCCGCAGGACGTGCAGTCCATAGAGGGGATCCGGGCTGCCATGACCGGTAAAGCCGTGAGTCTGGCAGGGAAGACAACCTTGAAAGAATTGGCCGCGCTCTATGAAAGGGTGGCCCTTCTCATTACCACCGATACCGGCCCCATGCATCTCGCGGCCGCCGCGGGTACCCCGGTGGTCGCCCTCTTCGGGCCGACGGCACCCTGGCGGACCGGGCCTTTCGGCTCGGGGCATAAAATCCTGCGGGCGGAAGTTGCCTGCAGCCCTTGCCTGAAAAAGCAGTGCGACCGCGAGCATCAGTGTATGACGCAGATTACCGTGGACCAAGTTGTGCAGGCGGCGCTGGATGTGCTCAAGGGCAGTGGGTGA
- the rfbC gene encoding dTDP-4-dehydrorhamnose 3,5-epimerase produces MRFLPSEIPEVLLIEPQVFGDSRGFFMETWHAEKFAAAGLDLDFVQDNHSMSVQGTLRGLHYQIRKPQGKLVRVISGEVFDVAVDLRKSSPFFGRWVGEILSAENKKMLWVPPGFAHGFYVLSPEAEFVYKCTELYAPEHECCIRWDDPQLGIVWPLLAQAPLLSAKDLAGLSLAEAELYP; encoded by the coding sequence ATGAGGTTTCTGCCCTCTGAGATTCCCGAGGTGTTGCTCATTGAGCCCCAGGTTTTTGGGGATAGTCGCGGTTTCTTTATGGAGACCTGGCACGCTGAAAAATTCGCCGCCGCCGGTTTGGATCTTGATTTTGTCCAGGACAACCACAGCATGTCGGTGCAGGGCACCCTGCGCGGGCTGCATTATCAGATCAGAAAGCCCCAGGGCAAGCTGGTGCGGGTGATCAGCGGCGAGGTGTTTGACGTGGCCGTTGACCTGCGAAAAAGCTCCCCCTTCTTTGGCAGATGGGTTGGAGAGATCCTTTCTGCGGAAAACAAGAAGATGCTCTGGGTGCCGCCGGGTTTTGCGCACGGCTTTTACGTGCTGAGTCCCGAGGCTGAATTTGTCTACAAGTGCACAGAGCTCTATGCCCCGGAGCATGAGTGCTGCATCCGCTGGGATGATCCCCAACTCGGCATCGTCTGGCCGTTGTTGGCCCAGGCGCCCTTGCTTTCGGCCAAGGATCTGGCCGGACTCTCGCTGGCCGAGGCGGAGTTGTATCCATGA
- a CDS encoding SGNH/GDSL hydrolase family protein, with protein sequence MLLQKIKSLLINIVLVVFSLGVALGIMELVLPYLKVFSIEEAVYQVKRPVVQYLYGAFHPELHYTLDKNLQNVRLYYPGKLDYTVETNSAGFRGGEWDLSPGRRNIVVLGDSFAFGWGVQFEESVGKRLEGALQKIDPRFQVINLAQSGYSVKEIVRSFEIFKAMLKPEAVVYIFCPNDTESMTSEDAQGDYTIEYQPPPGEAEAFATMRERNQPGYWTWEKFRKGSYLHAFYARFVRPVISKRIRASLHIDSPPQGYDFPPPMTERPTPPDLPEARFLTYCLKRLAQQVDGTLYLLPTSDKSILYRKDDERNLRWVLANFSKMNHKAHFLDFESSVRLIPDGKKYYFLFDDHWSAAGHEFAAQMLFGEMRKELAGRQEESQRQEL encoded by the coding sequence ATGCTATTGCAAAAAATAAAATCATTACTGATCAATATCGTGCTGGTGGTTTTTTCCTTGGGGGTAGCCCTTGGAATCATGGAGCTTGTTTTGCCGTATCTCAAGGTATTCTCCATAGAAGAGGCCGTGTATCAGGTGAAACGACCTGTGGTGCAGTATCTCTATGGTGCATTTCATCCGGAGTTGCATTATACCCTTGATAAGAACTTGCAGAATGTGCGGCTGTACTATCCGGGAAAGCTCGATTATACCGTGGAAACAAACAGTGCGGGGTTCCGGGGAGGGGAGTGGGATCTCTCCCCCGGGCGGCGGAATATCGTTGTGTTGGGTGATTCCTTTGCCTTTGGTTGGGGAGTGCAGTTTGAAGAGAGTGTGGGGAAGCGGCTTGAAGGGGCGCTGCAGAAAATTGATCCGCGCTTTCAGGTGATCAACCTCGCCCAGTCGGGATATTCCGTGAAGGAGATCGTGCGCAGCTTTGAAATTTTCAAGGCGATGCTGAAACCCGAGGCGGTTGTGTACATCTTCTGTCCAAATGACACGGAAAGTATGACCAGCGAGGATGCGCAGGGTGACTACACCATCGAATATCAGCCTCCGCCGGGAGAGGCAGAAGCCTTTGCGACCATGCGGGAGAGAAATCAACCGGGCTATTGGACTTGGGAGAAATTCCGCAAGGGGTCCTATCTCCATGCCTTTTATGCCAGATTCGTGCGCCCGGTTATCAGTAAAAGAATTCGCGCCTCGTTGCACATTGACTCCCCGCCGCAAGGCTATGATTTTCCTCCGCCCATGACGGAAAGGCCCACTCCGCCCGATCTGCCGGAGGCGCGTTTTTTGACCTACTGTTTGAAGCGGCTGGCACAGCAGGTGGATGGCACGCTCTATCTCCTGCCAACCTCGGATAAATCAATTTTGTATCGTAAGGATGATGAGCGGAACCTGCGGTGGGTTCTTGCCAATTTTAGCAAGATGAATCACAAGGCGCACTTCCTCGATTTTGAATCTTCGGTGCGGCTTATTCCTGATGGCAAGAAATATTATTTCTTGTTCGATGATCATTGGTCTGCCGCAGGGCATGAGTTTGCCGCCCAGATGCTCTTTGGGGAGATGCGTAAGGAGCTTGCCGGCAGGCAAGAAGAGTCCCAGCGCCAAGAATTGTGA
- a CDS encoding glycosyltransferase family 2 protein, with protein sequence MSTEKLPLSVAIITKDEEDRLAECLASVAFAAEVVVVDSDSTDRTVEIAREFGAVVHVEPWQGFGRQKQLAIDRCRHDWVLVLDADERVSPEAQVEIGEVLAAGSSVAYSFPRKNYFCGRWLKHAGWWPDRVVRLFRKDSARMSERAVHESLEVHGPVGELRQPLIHYANKGLAQTLSKVNHYSSAGAEELFAQGKSASVVKALLRAAWSFLHGYVLRGGFLDRGEGFIMAVSDFMNVFFKYAKLRELQRQKEKDTLS encoded by the coding sequence ATGAGTACTGAAAAACTGCCACTATCCGTGGCCATCATCACCAAGGATGAGGAGGATCGTTTGGCCGAGTGTCTGGCCAGCGTTGCCTTTGCCGCAGAGGTGGTGGTGGTGGATTCGGACAGCACGGACAGGACCGTGGAGATCGCCCGCGAATTTGGCGCGGTGGTGCATGTCGAGCCTTGGCAGGGGTTTGGCCGCCAAAAGCAGTTGGCCATTGACCGTTGCCGCCACGACTGGGTGCTGGTGCTGGATGCCGATGAGCGGGTCAGCCCGGAGGCCCAGGTGGAGATTGGGGAGGTGTTGGCTGCGGGTTCAAGTGTCGCCTACAGTTTTCCCCGGAAGAACTATTTTTGCGGCCGGTGGCTGAAGCATGCCGGTTGGTGGCCGGATCGGGTTGTCCGGTTGTTCCGCAAGGATTCCGCTCGGATGTCCGAACGGGCGGTGCATGAGTCCTTGGAGGTGCATGGCCCGGTTGGGGAGTTGCGTCAGCCGCTGATCCATTACGCCAATAAAGGGTTGGCGCAGACCTTGAGCAAGGTGAATCACTATTCCTCCGCCGGTGCTGAGGAGCTTTTTGCCCAAGGGAAAAGCGCTTCCGTTGTTAAGGCCCTGCTGCGGGCGGCCTGGTCTTTTCTGCACGGCTATGTCCTCCGGGGCGGTTTCCTCGACCGGGGTGAAGGTTTTATCATGGCTGTTTCCGATTTTATGAACGTATTTTTCAAGTATGCCAAGCTGCGTGAGCTGCAGAGGCAAAAAGAAAAAGACACGCTGTCCTGA